The proteins below are encoded in one region of Paenisporosarcina cavernae:
- a CDS encoding 2-oxoacid:ferredoxin oxidoreductase subunit beta, translated as MATFKDFRNNVKPNWCPGCGDFSVQAAIQRASANVGIEPTELAVISGIGCSGRISGYINSYGFHGIHGRALPIAQGLKMANKDLHVIASGGDGDGFAIGMGHTIHAIRRNIDITYIVMDNQIYGLTKGQTSPRSAAGFQTKSTPGGAIEPSLAPLEMALTSGATFVAQGFASDIKELTSIIEAGIAHKGFSFINVFSPCVTYNKVNTYDWFKERLVKVGALDDYDASNRQIAMQQLMAHDSMLTGILYQNLDQPSYQEQVVDYSAEPLSTHDLYMEPGKFDDLMKEFY; from the coding sequence ATGGCAACGTTTAAAGACTTTCGAAATAATGTGAAACCCAACTGGTGCCCAGGGTGTGGAGACTTTTCAGTGCAAGCTGCGATTCAACGAGCTTCTGCAAATGTCGGTATTGAACCAACCGAGTTAGCGGTTATCTCAGGAATTGGTTGTTCAGGAAGAATTTCTGGTTATATAAATTCTTATGGCTTTCATGGTATCCATGGCCGCGCACTTCCTATAGCGCAAGGACTGAAAATGGCGAACAAAGACTTGCATGTAATTGCTTCAGGTGGAGATGGTGACGGATTTGCAATCGGAATGGGTCATACCATACACGCAATTCGTCGAAATATTGACATCACATATATTGTCATGGATAACCAAATTTACGGATTAACAAAAGGGCAAACTTCTCCTCGCTCTGCAGCTGGATTTCAAACAAAGTCAACGCCTGGAGGTGCAATTGAGCCTTCTTTAGCTCCTCTTGAAATGGCTTTAACATCCGGTGCAACGTTCGTCGCTCAAGGGTTCGCTTCCGATATAAAAGAACTTACTAGTATTATTGAAGCTGGAATTGCACATAAAGGCTTCTCATTTATCAATGTATTTAGTCCTTGTGTGACGTATAATAAAGTGAATACGTATGATTGGTTTAAAGAGCGGTTAGTAAAAGTGGGAGCATTGGATGACTATGATGCTTCTAATCGACAAATAGCCATGCAACAGTTAATGGCACATGATAGCATGTTAACGGGTATTCTCTATCAAAACCTTGATCAACCATCCTACCAAGAACAAGTGGTTGATTACTCAGCTGAGCCATTAAGTACACACGATCTATACATGGAACCAGGGAAGTTCGATGATTTAATGAAAGAATTTTATTAA
- the miaB gene encoding tRNA (N6-isopentenyl adenosine(37)-C2)-methylthiotransferase MiaB, with protein sequence MNEDQKNTTNLLTKLKQTDKVEKDYSQYFQSVYTAPSLKDAKKRGKEDVTYHHDFNIDPKYQGMGDGKKFYIRTYGCQMNEHDTEVMAGIFMALGYESTNTVEDADVVLLNTCAIRENAENKVFGELGHLKPLKLTNPNMLIGVCGCMSQEEAVVNKILKTYEQVDLIFGTHNIHRLPALLQEAYMSKEMVMEVWSKEGDVIENLPRVRKGSIKAWVNIMYGCDKFCTYCIVPYTRGKERSRRPAEIIQEVRQLAAQGYKEITLLGQNVNAYGKDFDDIDYRFGDLMDDLRKVDIPRIRFTTSHPRDFDDHLIEVLAKRGNLVEHIHLPVQSGSSDMLKIMARKYTREQYLELVRKIRQAIPEATFTTDIIVGFPNETDEQFEETMSLYREVGFDIAFTYIYSPREGTPAAKMVDNVPMEVKKERLQRLNKLVNDSSFEAMKKYEGEIVEVLVEGESKKNPEVLAGYTRKNKLVNFVASKEMIGKLVFVKINKAKTWSLDGEFVSVAENQEVPAL encoded by the coding sequence ATGAACGAAGATCAAAAAAATACAACGAATTTATTAACGAAATTAAAACAAACAGACAAAGTCGAAAAAGATTACAGTCAGTACTTTCAATCTGTTTATACAGCACCTTCTTTAAAGGATGCAAAAAAACGTGGTAAAGAAGATGTTACATATCATCATGATTTTAATATTGACCCTAAATACCAAGGGATGGGCGATGGCAAAAAGTTCTATATTCGCACATATGGGTGCCAAATGAACGAGCATGATACAGAAGTGATGGCAGGTATTTTCATGGCGTTAGGCTATGAATCGACCAATACAGTTGAAGATGCAGATGTTGTTTTATTAAATACATGTGCAATTCGCGAAAACGCGGAGAACAAAGTGTTTGGTGAATTAGGACATTTAAAACCGTTAAAATTAACGAATCCGAACATGTTAATCGGCGTTTGTGGATGTATGTCTCAAGAAGAAGCAGTCGTCAATAAAATTTTGAAAACATACGAGCAAGTTGATCTTATTTTTGGAACACACAATATTCATCGTTTGCCAGCTCTTTTACAGGAAGCGTATATGTCAAAAGAAATGGTCATGGAAGTGTGGTCAAAAGAGGGAGATGTAATCGAAAATCTTCCTAGAGTTCGAAAAGGGTCAATTAAAGCTTGGGTAAATATTATGTATGGTTGCGATAAATTTTGTACGTATTGTATTGTTCCTTATACTCGAGGTAAAGAACGTAGTCGTCGTCCAGCAGAAATTATTCAAGAAGTAAGACAGTTAGCTGCACAAGGATACAAAGAAATTACACTATTAGGTCAAAATGTAAATGCGTATGGAAAAGACTTTGACGATATAGACTATCGATTTGGTGACTTGATGGACGATTTACGCAAAGTAGATATCCCAAGAATTCGTTTTACAACAAGTCATCCTCGTGATTTCGATGATCATTTAATTGAAGTATTAGCAAAACGGGGCAACTTAGTAGAGCATATTCACTTGCCAGTTCAATCTGGATCAAGTGACATGCTGAAGATTATGGCACGAAAATATACAAGAGAGCAATACTTGGAACTTGTGCGTAAAATTCGACAAGCAATTCCAGAAGCAACTTTTACAACAGACATTATCGTTGGATTTCCAAATGAGACAGACGAGCAATTTGAAGAAACAATGTCTCTATACCGAGAAGTAGGATTTGACATTGCCTTTACGTACATTTATTCTCCAAGAGAAGGAACTCCTGCAGCAAAAATGGTAGACAATGTTCCAATGGAAGTGAAAAAAGAACGATTACAACGTTTGAACAAATTAGTGAATGACTCTTCCTTTGAAGCGATGAAAAAATATGAAGGGGAAATTGTCGAGGTGCTTGTTGAAGGCGAAAGTAAGAAAAACCCTGAAGTATTAGCCGGATACACTCGTAAAAATAAGCTCGTCAATTTTGTTGCTTCAAAAGAAATGATTGGAAAGCTCGTGTTTGTAAAAATAAATAAAGCGAAAACATGGTCTCTAGATGGAGAATTCGTGTCAGTAGCAGAAAATCAAGAGGTGCCAGCCCTATGA
- a CDS encoding RicAFT regulatory complex protein RicA family protein: MTTYTKDQIIEKAREIATMITNTEEVEFFKRAEAQINENQKIREKIASLKSLQKQAVNFQQYGKEKALSLVESKIAEIEKEIDEVPIVQEFKQSQVDVNDLLQLVANTIANNVTNQIITATEGDLLQGKTGSDMKAQPKKLS; the protein is encoded by the coding sequence ATGACAACATATACAAAAGATCAAATTATTGAAAAAGCGCGTGAAATTGCGACAATGATTACGAATACTGAAGAAGTAGAATTTTTTAAACGCGCGGAAGCACAGATTAATGAAAATCAAAAAATTCGCGAAAAAATTGCTAGTTTAAAGAGTCTTCAAAAACAAGCGGTAAATTTCCAACAATACGGTAAAGAAAAAGCGCTATCATTAGTAGAAAGTAAAATTGCTGAAATTGAAAAAGAAATTGATGAAGTACCGATTGTACAAGAGTTCAAGCAATCGCAAGTAGATGTAAACGATTTATTGCAACTAGTGGCAAATACCATTGCGAATAATGTGACGAACCAAATTATTACGGCTACTGAAGGAGATCTTCTTCAAGGAAAAACAGGATCTGACATGAAGGCGCAACCAAAAAAACTTTCATAA
- the cotE gene encoding outer spore coat protein CotE: MKFVRQIMTKAVIAKGKKKTEAVETLRPPNEPDSILGCWVINHTYQAKKQGNYVEVVGKYDINVWYAHHDQSKTSVFSETVPYRDKVKVHYRDSSHPSVEEIKVRVIQHPSCEEAIITSDGECFQVTVEKEICVEIIGETLLSIQVHPHEFEEEWKYEESTSSSSDFLMQSESSSH, encoded by the coding sequence ATGAAGTTTGTTCGACAAATAATGACGAAAGCTGTCATTGCGAAAGGTAAGAAAAAAACAGAAGCAGTCGAAACATTGCGGCCACCAAATGAGCCAGATAGTATTCTTGGCTGCTGGGTAATTAATCATACGTATCAAGCAAAAAAACAAGGCAATTATGTAGAAGTAGTGGGCAAATACGATATTAATGTGTGGTATGCACATCATGATCAATCAAAAACATCTGTTTTTTCAGAGACCGTCCCATATCGCGATAAAGTAAAAGTGCACTATCGTGACTCTTCACATCCATCCGTTGAAGAAATTAAAGTTCGAGTGATTCAACATCCATCATGTGAAGAAGCGATCATAACTTCAGACGGAGAATGTTTCCAAGTGACCGTTGAAAAAGAAATATGTGTGGAAATTATTGGTGAAACGTTACTGAGTATTCAAGTACATCCTCATGAATTTGAAGAAGAATGGAAATACGAGGAAAGTACTTCTTCCTCTTCAGACTTTTTGATGCAATCGGAATCTTCTTCTCATTAA
- the mutS gene encoding DNA mismatch repair protein MutS, translating to MTTYTPMMQQYLQIKEGYQDAFLFFRLGDFYEMFFEDAIQASRILEITLTSRDAGAKDRIPMCGVPHHAAQNYMDALLMKGYKVAICEQVEDPKEAKGVVKREVVRVITPGTMTEGKGMDSKTNLFLGSADLVEDGTAILAYVDLSTGEGTVTSFRGEANSLFQEVLSLQIKELLVAENLSLLLEEKAMNSGINLTTSSELQLAEHEQSLQHLPTFVHPTCSRLLHYIHTTQKRSFLHLQPFHYEEKTHYLSIDYHSKRNLELLSSIRGGDTKGSLYHLLDHTKTAMGGRKLKQWLHYPLASKVAIEERLTIVDGLLVDFFLRNELRESLHEVYDLERLAGRISFGNAGPRDLAQLQKSLQQLPLFKAALENSTNPVISSLGESLDTCEDITSLLEKALLENPPLHVKEGDVIQNGYNSRLDELRDAKNNGKKWIAALEQKEREITGIKNLKIGYNRVFGYYIELTKSTISMADLTRYERKQTLANAERYITAELKEKEALILHAEEESVQLEIQLFQALREELKQVIPRIQQVANILSEIDVFQSFAQVSERERFVRPEFHDGRELRIITGRHPVVESMLNSHIYVPNDCILTEDANMYLITGPNMSGKSTYMRQVAITVIMAQMGCFVAAERALLPITDQIFTRIGAADDLVSGQSTFMVEMLESTNAINGATDRSLLLFDEIGRGTSTYDGMALAQAMMEHIHDTIGANTLFSTHYHELTQLEHTVERLKNVHVAATEKEGQVVFLHKVMDGPADKSYGIHVAELANMPSAIIDRARVILHDLEKTSALKTPLQKQKSEQLSMFDASIENELLAIQIGQTTPLQALQLLDELQRKIRLSSKEGN from the coding sequence ATGACAACATACACACCTATGATGCAACAATATTTGCAAATTAAAGAAGGCTATCAAGACGCGTTTCTTTTTTTTCGATTAGGGGATTTTTATGAAATGTTTTTTGAGGATGCCATACAAGCTTCTCGAATATTGGAAATTACATTAACGAGTAGAGATGCAGGAGCAAAAGATCGTATTCCGATGTGCGGAGTTCCTCATCATGCCGCGCAAAATTATATGGACGCTCTCTTAATGAAAGGCTATAAAGTAGCGATTTGTGAACAGGTGGAAGATCCGAAAGAAGCAAAAGGTGTAGTCAAGCGAGAAGTAGTCCGTGTCATTACGCCTGGGACGATGACAGAAGGAAAAGGAATGGACAGTAAAACAAATCTTTTCTTAGGATCAGCTGATTTAGTAGAAGACGGAACTGCCATCCTAGCTTACGTAGATCTTTCTACTGGAGAAGGTACGGTTACCTCTTTTAGAGGAGAAGCGAATTCATTATTTCAAGAAGTTTTATCTTTACAAATTAAAGAACTTCTCGTAGCTGAAAATCTTTCATTGTTATTGGAAGAAAAAGCAATGAATAGTGGGATCAATTTGACAACTAGTTCGGAGTTGCAGCTTGCAGAACATGAACAATCATTACAGCATTTGCCAACGTTTGTGCATCCAACCTGCAGTAGACTGTTACATTATATACATACGACACAAAAAAGATCCTTTTTGCATTTACAGCCTTTTCACTACGAAGAAAAAACACACTATCTATCCATTGATTATCACTCAAAACGTAATTTAGAGCTACTTTCCTCCATTCGTGGAGGCGATACGAAAGGTTCTCTTTATCATTTGTTAGACCACACGAAAACAGCGATGGGTGGTCGAAAGCTAAAGCAGTGGCTTCATTATCCATTAGCTTCAAAGGTTGCGATCGAGGAGCGATTAACCATTGTAGATGGTCTTTTAGTTGATTTCTTTTTGCGAAATGAACTGAGAGAAAGCTTACATGAAGTATATGATTTAGAGCGTCTTGCAGGTAGGATTTCGTTCGGGAATGCTGGGCCAAGAGATTTGGCGCAACTTCAGAAAAGTTTGCAACAGCTCCCGTTATTTAAAGCAGCTTTAGAGAACTCGACCAATCCCGTCATTTCTTCACTTGGGGAAAGTTTGGATACCTGTGAAGATATTACCTCCTTGTTAGAAAAAGCATTACTCGAAAATCCTCCTCTTCATGTAAAAGAAGGAGACGTTATTCAAAACGGCTATAACAGTAGATTAGATGAGTTACGAGATGCAAAAAACAACGGCAAAAAGTGGATAGCTGCACTTGAACAAAAAGAACGGGAAATAACAGGCATCAAGAACTTGAAAATCGGGTATAATCGTGTATTTGGTTACTATATCGAATTGACGAAGTCGACCATCTCGATGGCTGATCTTACACGATATGAACGGAAGCAAACCCTTGCAAATGCGGAGCGATATATCACAGCAGAATTAAAAGAAAAAGAAGCGCTAATCTTACATGCAGAAGAAGAGAGTGTACAGTTGGAAATTCAGTTATTCCAAGCACTTCGTGAAGAATTAAAACAAGTCATTCCTCGCATTCAGCAAGTGGCTAATATCCTTAGTGAAATAGATGTCTTTCAATCATTTGCACAAGTCTCAGAGCGAGAAAGATTTGTTCGTCCAGAATTTCATGATGGAAGAGAATTACGAATTATAACTGGCCGGCACCCTGTAGTGGAAAGCATGTTAAACAGTCATATTTATGTGCCAAATGACTGTATTTTAACCGAAGATGCAAATATGTACTTAATCACCGGACCAAATATGTCTGGTAAAAGTACGTACATGAGACAAGTAGCGATTACGGTTATTATGGCTCAAATGGGGTGCTTCGTTGCTGCAGAGAGAGCATTATTGCCTATAACAGACCAAATTTTCACACGCATTGGTGCAGCAGATGATTTAGTATCTGGGCAAAGTACGTTTATGGTCGAAATGTTGGAATCAACGAATGCGATCAACGGTGCCACCGATCGAAGTTTGTTATTATTTGATGAGATTGGACGCGGTACATCTACCTACGATGGCATGGCACTCGCACAAGCAATGATGGAACATATTCACGATACGATTGGTGCAAACACTTTATTCTCCACTCATTACCACGAATTGACGCAATTAGAACATACCGTGGAGCGCTTAAAAAATGTTCACGTTGCGGCCACAGAAAAAGAAGGACAAGTTGTTTTTTTACACAAAGTTATGGATGGACCAGCGGATAAAAGTTATGGCATACATGTAGCGGAATTAGCAAATATGCCTTCTGCAATAATTGACCGAGCACGTGTTATCCTACATGATTTAGAAAAAACGTCTGCTTTGAAAACACCATTGCAGAAGCAAAAAAGTGAGCAATTATCAATGTTTGATGCATCCATTGAAAACGAACTATTAGCGATACAAATTGGCCAAACAACACCATTACAGGCACTGCAATTATTAGATGAACTCCAACGCAAAATTCGTTTGTCATCGAAAGAAGGGAATTAA
- the mutL gene encoding DNA mismatch repair endonuclease MutL: MGAIQIMDALLSNKIAAGEVVERPSSVVKELVENAIDAESTSIEVFLKEAGLTEIRVVDNGKGMDQEDALLSFSRHATSKVFQEHDLFRIRTLGFRGEALASIASVSKVTMQTSNGVEGTKIELDGGRLISSEESSLRKGTDISIQQLFFNTPARLKYVKSIQTELSHALDLINRLAICYPSIAFSVFHNDQQLLRTPGRGDLHQVIAAIYGMSIAKKMIPFEAEDPDFRISGFVSYPEITRASKNYITLFVNGRWVKHFGITRSIVEAYHTFLPIDRYPIVILSIEGDPLLTDVNVHPAKHEIRLSKEKELKELVENTIRDRVRKLYQIPNATAPEKKVDSSSQLSIWNQSSSTPPGQVTSAPEDIKIVNSSFETPSDFMHSQLESVNHVRESAVEKSVENHFSFSSPNHTAFEEGISEDKREFPLLEVVGQIHGTYIVAQSEDGFYLIDQHAAQERIKYEFFKEKVGKVDSNEKQPLLIPLSFEFTSNEQVLVKERLSLLKDVGLTLEEFGINTFIVREHPTWFPKGEEESIIQQMIHEVVQENKLSIPKFREKTAIMMSCKRSIKANHYLTHSDMEQLLHDLRQCEQPYTCPHGRPLIVHFSTYSIEKMFKRIM, from the coding sequence TTGGGAGCCATTCAAATTATGGATGCATTATTGTCCAATAAAATCGCAGCAGGTGAAGTGGTAGAGAGACCATCTTCTGTGGTGAAAGAACTAGTGGAAAATGCAATTGATGCTGAAAGTACGTCAATTGAAGTATTTTTGAAAGAAGCAGGGTTAACGGAAATTCGAGTTGTGGATAATGGCAAAGGAATGGATCAAGAAGATGCTTTGCTTTCTTTTTCGAGGCATGCAACAAGTAAAGTATTTCAAGAACACGATCTCTTTCGTATTCGTACATTAGGATTTCGCGGAGAAGCACTGGCATCGATTGCTTCTGTGTCCAAAGTGACAATGCAAACTTCTAATGGTGTAGAAGGAACGAAAATTGAATTAGATGGAGGACGACTTATTTCTAGCGAAGAAAGTAGTCTCCGAAAAGGAACGGATATTTCCATACAGCAATTATTCTTCAACACACCAGCAAGATTGAAATATGTTAAAAGTATACAAACAGAGCTAAGTCACGCATTAGATTTGATAAACCGATTAGCTATTTGTTACCCCTCCATTGCATTTTCGGTTTTTCATAATGACCAACAATTGCTACGCACACCTGGTAGAGGAGACTTACATCAAGTAATTGCAGCTATTTACGGTATGTCGATTGCCAAGAAAATGATTCCGTTTGAAGCGGAAGACCCGGATTTTCGAATCTCTGGTTTTGTTTCCTACCCAGAAATTACACGCGCGTCAAAAAATTATATTACCTTATTTGTAAACGGCAGATGGGTAAAGCATTTTGGCATAACGAGAAGTATCGTAGAGGCGTATCATACATTTTTGCCAATCGATCGTTATCCAATCGTGATTTTATCCATCGAAGGGGATCCGTTATTAACAGATGTGAATGTACATCCCGCAAAACACGAAATTCGATTAAGTAAAGAGAAAGAGCTGAAAGAACTTGTTGAAAACACGATACGAGATCGTGTTAGAAAACTGTACCAAATTCCAAATGCTACAGCTCCTGAGAAGAAAGTAGATTCCTCTTCCCAATTGTCTATATGGAATCAGTCTTCTTCAACACCACCAGGTCAAGTGACATCTGCTCCCGAAGACATCAAGATTGTAAATTCTTCTTTTGAAACTCCGAGTGATTTCATGCACTCCCAACTGGAGTCAGTGAATCATGTAAGAGAAAGCGCAGTTGAAAAGAGTGTTGAAAATCATTTTTCATTTTCTTCACCAAATCATACAGCTTTTGAAGAAGGAATTTCAGAAGATAAACGAGAATTTCCTTTATTAGAAGTAGTGGGGCAAATACACGGCACATACATCGTGGCGCAAAGTGAAGATGGTTTTTACTTAATTGACCAGCATGCAGCCCAAGAAAGAATTAAATACGAGTTTTTTAAAGAAAAAGTAGGGAAAGTAGATTCTAATGAGAAACAACCATTATTGATACCACTTTCCTTTGAGTTTACGTCAAATGAGCAAGTATTAGTGAAGGAACGCTTATCTCTGCTTAAAGATGTTGGGCTGACACTTGAAGAATTTGGCATTAACACATTTATTGTTCGAGAACATCCAACGTGGTTTCCAAAGGGAGAAGAAGAATCGATTATTCAACAAATGATACATGAAGTGGTTCAAGAAAATAAATTATCCATTCCGAAATTCAGAGAAAAAACAGCAATCATGATGAGCTGTAAGCGATCAATAAAAGCAAATCATTACTTAACACATTCGGATATGGAACAGTTATTGCATGATCTTCGTCAATGTGAACAACCTTACACTTGTCCGCACGGACGTCCATTAATTGTCCATTTCTCCACATATTCAATCGAAAAAATGTTCAAACGCATCATGTAA
- the glpK gene encoding glycerol kinase GlpK → MGKYIMSIDQGTTSSRAILFNQEGKVEHIAQKEFTQYFPHSGWVEHNASEIWGSVLSVIAAVLTESGVQPQEIHGIGITNQRETTVVWNKKTGRPIYNAIVWQSRQTEEVVNNWRSEGLESWFQEKTGLKCDPYFSASKVKWILDHVEGAQELAERDELLMGTIDSWLIWKLTNEQVHATDYSNASRTMLYNIHDLQWDEEICAKLALPLSMLPEVKESSTVYAQTDPSVFFGQKIPIGGVAGDQQAALFGQGCTEKGMTKNTYGTGCFMLVNTGEEAVVSENGLLTTIAWGMNGKVQYALEGSVFVAGSAIQWLRDGLRMIKTAKDSELYASKVDDSDGVYVVPAFVGLGTPYWDSTARGAIFGLTRGTTKEHFIRATLESLAYQTKDVLDVMEMDANLTVETLRVDGGAVDNEMLMQFQSDLLNKRIELATINESTALGAAYLAGLSTGFWQDIETIQSLRQIKKVHEPRMTEDLRQAKYQKWQKAVEATRVFH, encoded by the coding sequence ATGGGAAAGTATATCATGAGTATTGACCAAGGTACCACAAGTTCTCGTGCAATTTTATTCAATCAAGAAGGAAAAGTAGAACATATCGCACAAAAAGAATTTACACAATATTTCCCTCATTCTGGTTGGGTGGAACATAACGCAAGTGAAATATGGGGGTCTGTGTTATCCGTAATTGCTGCTGTATTGACTGAAAGTGGAGTACAGCCACAAGAAATTCATGGGATAGGAATCACAAACCAGCGAGAAACGACAGTTGTTTGGAACAAAAAAACTGGCAGACCAATATACAATGCAATTGTCTGGCAATCGAGACAAACTGAAGAAGTTGTAAACAATTGGAGATCGGAAGGACTCGAATCGTGGTTTCAAGAAAAGACAGGGTTAAAATGTGACCCATATTTCTCCGCTTCGAAAGTAAAGTGGATATTGGACCATGTCGAAGGTGCTCAAGAACTGGCAGAACGAGATGAACTATTAATGGGGACAATCGATAGTTGGTTAATATGGAAATTAACGAATGAACAAGTACATGCAACCGATTACTCGAATGCTTCTAGAACAATGCTTTACAACATCCATGATTTGCAATGGGATGAAGAAATATGTGCCAAATTAGCATTACCTTTAAGTATGCTACCGGAAGTTAAAGAATCCTCAACCGTGTATGCTCAGACAGATCCATCTGTTTTTTTCGGCCAAAAAATACCAATTGGAGGAGTGGCGGGAGATCAGCAAGCTGCTCTATTTGGACAAGGATGTACCGAAAAAGGTATGACGAAAAACACTTACGGCACAGGATGCTTCATGCTAGTCAACACTGGTGAAGAAGCCGTTGTGTCAGAAAATGGATTGCTAACGACAATTGCATGGGGAATGAATGGCAAAGTACAGTATGCCCTCGAAGGCTCTGTATTTGTAGCAGGATCAGCCATCCAATGGTTACGAGACGGACTGCGAATGATTAAAACAGCAAAAGATAGCGAACTGTATGCATCTAAGGTTGACGATAGTGATGGAGTATACGTTGTTCCTGCTTTTGTCGGGCTAGGTACCCCATACTGGGATTCGACAGCTCGAGGTGCAATTTTCGGATTGACTCGTGGAACTACTAAAGAGCATTTCATTCGAGCAACACTAGAGTCACTTGCCTATCAAACAAAAGATGTTCTGGATGTTATGGAAATGGATGCAAATTTGACCGTCGAGACGCTCCGAGTAGATGGTGGAGCAGTAGACAATGAAATGCTCATGCAATTCCAAAGTGACTTGCTGAATAAACGTATTGAACTTGCTACGATTAATGAGTCGACTGCATTAGGCGCTGCTTATTTAGCTGGCCTATCTACAGGGTTTTGGCAAGATATTGAAACGATTCAATCATTACGTCAAATTAAGAAAGTTCATGAACCAAGAATGACGGAAGACCTTCGACAAGCGAAATATCAGAAATGGCAAAAAGCCGTAGAAGCAACTCGTGTTTTTCACTAA